TCGATTTGGAACATTTCAGCTGGTGATGGGGTACTGAACCTTTATGTACtactgaaaaaattgatgaaatatAAAAGCTGTTGAGTCTAtgtttatatatatttaacaGCTTtatacataaaaaaaaaaaaaaaaaagaaaatttaggATTTTTCCATATAACTTATTATGtgttcaatttattttttaataatatctTTTGTTCATTAGATTAGTTATCGAATTTTGACATAccttgtttatttacattttactTTGGCTTTAGTACATGGCGTAGAAATTGAAGTCATTGAGGTATTGTCAATGTAACAACTTAAATTCATGTTTTACTGAtttcaatgatttttttgtatggTGTGGTATCTTCAGCTTCTAATGCTTTGTATAACagattaaatttttttgggaaTCGTGATGAATTCATATTGTTTACTCATTGACAATCGTAAGGTCTGATTACTTTTTAtcagaagaaataattagtataaatttaaaattcgaaatactttttaacTTACTCATCCATTATCATAAATAATCAATACTCTCATTCattgattttcaaataacttttttccTTCGCTTTAGTTGTtttaaattgctttttttttttttacacaTATCCAAACAtacaaagattttttttacgatacaaaaaaaagtaaataaaataaaattaataaatcagaaaattcataaaaaaattacatttcgttctttaaaacattttgtaaacaaatatctCATATTCCTTGTATATTCCAGTTTATTAGCAAACGGgtgtttcattttattgGCCATCATCATTGCACATTAATCCTACAccatcttttcttttctcgGCTAAGTCTTTTATTTGATCCTTCTTCTCTACTTACTAATAAACTAAACTTTTTTGTGTACTTGTTTACACCTACGATATTTTGCGCCAAGTCATGAACGCTGCTTTGTACTGCTGTATATGTTAACAACACTGTGCTACGTATAAACACTTCTAATTCGTATACTCCAAGATTCAGCATACATTCAACCAAAAATTCTTTGATATTTCAATATGGCGAATGCAGCTCAAAAGAAACTTGCTGCGCAAAACAAGCATATCCTGACTTTTATGCTGGCCGCTGATCTGATCGTTAACGTCTTGTTTTGGATTTTACGATTCTTTGTGCGAAGTGGTTTGAGCaagttttcaaagtttGTTTATGCTTTTGCTTCTATATCCTCTGgttttttacattatcAGCTTCATCGTGCAGCTGCCCCCAAATATGATGCTCGTGGGTCTCTGCTTTACGTGGGTCAAGATTTGCTTCAAGAAGGAGTAACTTCTTACATGGTTGACTATATGTATTTTTCTTGGATTCTTATTTTCTTGGCGGCATTGACATCTGTTAaagtttttgctttttaccTTTTGGTACGCTTAAGATATAtaccctttttttttattgactTTACACTAACCCTTCATCTAGGTTCCCATATTCGTGGTTTACAAGGCCGCtcctttattaaaaatgttattgcaacaattaaagaatttcaaaaatcaagCACTAAATCAGCCTCCTCAACAGCAACAGCAACagcaacaacaacaacatcAACAACATGCGACTCCCTCAGAACCAGTGTTATCAAAGCGCCAACAGAAGTTACGCAAAAAAGCTGCAAAGTACAGTCGCCcatgaatttaaaatattgaaaaaattcatccCTTGTAATATAGTGCATCAGCTTTGATAATTagcttttttcaaagtcaACAACCAGGCTTTTTTAacttgtttttaaaaatatacaatGGACGCATTACAAAACAATACGGTTTTACGCTTATTTgtctttaataaaatgattaatttaaaatattaatttaaacatATTCAATCGTTGACGATTTCTCATACGCTTTAAATGTACCATATGGTTTCATCCTCATCACATCACAGCACAAAGCTTGCCAAACACTTGGCTACATCATAAAACTCTTTAATAACAAAACTGgcatcaaaaaaaaatttcctacTTAATAAGCGGCAGCCTGACCGTACTTCCTAGGATCACTCATTCCGTAATACTCACTGTGATGCCTTGTAACGGCTTGAATTTGACTCAACGGTGTGTCATGCTGCTTCAGTCGCCAGACTTTATGACCGTATTTTTTCATACGAGTAGCAACTGATTTGGAGAAGCCTGATTCAAGGATTAAAATATCAGGTAATAATTGATGATGAGGACGAGCACTGGCAACCATCGATTCTATATCATAGTCCATGTCAATTCGCTTTATGATGGAGTCAAGGACAGCGGTGACAATACGGCTACCACCGCTAGCACCCAGAGCCATCTCAAAATCTCCATTTATATCGGTAAGGATGGTTGGTGCTGAAGAAGACTGAGGCCGCTTAAATGGCTCAATAAAGTTCCAAGGAGAAGGGGACAAGTTAAATGCATTAGAAGCACCTGGTATGGAAAAATCGTCCATTTGATCGTTAAAGACAACACCTGTAACTGGATCCATCAATTGTGAGCCGAAAAGGAGATTTACAGTAGAGGTTATTGAAACTGCCAAGTTGTTGCTGTCCACAGTGGAAACGTGGGTGGTACCATGACTTATAGGAAGATCGTAAGAAGGATTGTAATGTTCCCAAGGGTATGTTTTACTAAGGGAGATGTTATTGCGAATTTGAGACGCAAACTCTTTAGAGAGCAATTTTGATACAACATCCAAATGATCAAGAGGTAAAAAATCTGGATCACCGAATTGAGTTCTGCCTGCAGAAAGCCATTTCATTGCTTCAACTTCTAAATGGAGACGCTTAGGAAATGCTAAAGAAGGTGTGTTTAAAGGATAACCATCAAGAATGTTGAGGCCCTCAATTAAAGCAGGTCCACTCGTCGGCAGGGTGCATGTATACACATCATGGCCTCTGTAGGATGTATGCAGAGCATCCGCGAAAACCGTTGAATAATTTCCGAAATCTTCGACCGTAACAATTCCACCATTGTCCTGAATAAACTTTACCATAGAATTAGTTAACTCACCCCTATAAAAGGGTTCAATACCTTTATTGGCAATTATTTCCAAAGTCTTAGCATATGCCGGACGAAACATTTTATCGCCAGCCCTAAGTACTTTCCCATTTGGCATAAGGATAGGCTGCCAAATTGGATCTTTAAGAAGATGGGCCATTTCTGGCAATTTCAAAACTCTTTCCATTGCTCGAGTCACAGGAAATCCTTCTCTAGCAAGTTTAACATTGGGTTCCAGCAATTTCGACCAATCGAGCAGACCATGACTCTTCCAAGCCTCGTAGAGGCCAGCTAATTCACCAGGAATAGCAATGGAAAGGGGCCCAACTTGAGCAAGCATCGGATTTTTATCGAACATATGTTTACTCACATTTCCAGGAGCTATTTCGCGAAACGTCAAGGACTGCGCGGTTTCGTTGGGATGTTTGATTAACATGAAACCACCTCCACCAATTCCACTCGAGAAGAAATTAACAACTCCAATGCAAAAAGTGGATGCTATGGCAGCATCTACTGCATTACCACCGTCTGCAAGCATGCTCACACCGATGTCAGAGCAAACAGGCACTTCTGAGGCAACGGCACCTCGCCTTCCTCTAACTTTATGACCTGTGAATTGTGTTGGAGTATGCAAATTGGAACTGATTGAATACACTAAAACAAACAGAGTCATCAGtccaaaagcaaaaataaattggcTGAACCGCCGTCTTGAGATCCTCCGATACCACGCACCATGATAATTACGGAGCTTATGCCAATCGGGGTCTTGATGTCTTGATTGATCGTCCCATGAATACAGCAATGGGGTAGTGTCTGTAGGGCTCATTAcgaaaccaaaaaaaattattacaCAATGACTTAAAGCTATTTACACACagattaaagaaaaaaaatgaaagtaaaaaaaggagCTAGCTTCTTTCAGACGCCAAAACTTCTAATGTTCTCGCTTTTTATACCGATTAAACTCAACGAGCGACAATTATAATCAACGAAAGCAACTGAGAGAAAACAACAGATAAAATTTGATCAATAATTTAGAAATCCTCTTAATTCTCTAGAAACCAACTGTTTTCAAGGGTAACGAGAACAGTTGAATAACTCAAGTGTTGAGAAAATTATCTAAGCGCAGGTGTTGTTTAATGATCGATAACGTGTCACTTTATCATTTCACTCATCCTGCTTCAGCCTTTATCACAAGGTTATAAATGCTACTCTCTTTCGTATCACAAGTAGTGAAATAAGCGGTTCTCTCGTTAAAATCATACAGCACTGTCTACAGTTACGAATGTTGTGCGGTAAAGGGCGTCCTAGCGATGGCCTGTGATGGATAAACAAATGTAAATGTCATGTTTCCAGTATGTTTAAACTAAACAAAGTATCAGAAACTAAGTCACACGTTGATGGGAAACATTTCGTAGCTTTGTTGAGTTTAATCGTAGATTGTCGTTTACAGAGTTTTGTCTATACTAGCTTTTATCATGTAAATTGCCTGTTAACTATAACAAGACTTTCTTTTCCGACAGCAATGTGAAAAGTTGTTTGTGTAACGGATTGATTTTGGATGACCATGTAAACTGTCGATTCCGCCTGATCCTCATGCAACATGCCATTTACTCTGATTTCATAGTCACAGCTTTTTAACGCAGATTCGGTAAGCTACTCAGAGCCATATTCTCTGGAGTGAAGACGCAGTAACGCATTCTTTTAGCATTCATCTCATTTGAGTAGCGGTAACTTACTTCAATATATTCCTTTCTCACTTTACATTCGTTTATACCCTCTCAAAATGGTAAAGACCGTGAATGGGGAACCGCTGCGGCATCGACCCTTGCAATTCAATGACATCGAAAGGGTAACGGAAGTTAGTTTGTTGGCGTTTAGCGACAGTGCGACTTGGAAATGGAGGTTCAAAGGAATGTCTTCTGAAACGATGAAAGCATTAACCATGCAGCTGACTCGAGATGCGTATTTTGATCCACATGTAACTTGCATAGTCGCGTATACCGATTCCAACCCGTACGTTGGATTTTTGgcctttaaaaaattcccGCCTGACCCTAACGTCTCTTATAGAGACtggattttgaaaagcttaAACAAGTACTAcagcaattttttgtattggTGGTATGGTGCGCAAATTGTACAAAAACGATTCCACTATAATGAATTGCAATACGGAGCTGCTCTTTATAAAACTGGATTGCTGAAGAATCCTAAAGGATTTATCCACATCCATTTTGTTTGTGTTGATCCTGCTCTTCAAGGGAATGGTGTCGGTGGCTATCTTTTGGACATGGCTCATGACTTGGCCGATGAATATCAAATTCCATGCTTCCTTATGGCTAGTAAAATGGCCTTCAAAATGTATGAGCACTTGGGATATAAAACATCCGTTATAGCGAATTTGGTCGACGAGGATACCGGTGAACTAATTAGAGAAAGTCCCGGTATGATTCGTGAGCCCAAACAACCGTCATCTCATGAAACGTAAAAAGCGAAAATAAAGACAGAATCGCTATTCTGATCAAAATCAATACTATAAATACGattttctttgtaattttttttggaactCATCGCTTGATTGTAtctatttttcttattctaCAAATTTCTGAGACCTTCAATGATTCGACATTAAAATATAGACAAATATATGCTTCAGACtacaataaaattttttattatataaattGTTACTGAAAAGCTGGGATCagttcataaaaaatatcattgaTTGCGTAGTGTgcttgaaaataaaaacttgaTGACaatgttaataaataaaaagaataaaaaagttcGTCAAATACAACATTGTTAAAACGAAttgaaaacgaaaaattttttttgaaaaacttaagattcaaaaactaaattattaaacaGGGATTAATTCTTTAGATAATGTACATTGGTATGAAAACCGGCTAAGTTAAGCTTATTAAACAACATACTTTAACATCCGATGCACAgatactaaaaaaataaacttagCAAAGATGATATGCCAACCTTAAAGATCAAATTAAGAAAAGAGtgttataaataatagCTTTGCCAAATACGTTCATCGAACAGTTCCGAACGTATAAAAGAATCACCTGTGAATTTTCATCGCTGAAGGGGGGTTTTACCCTAGATTTTCCTATCACCATCGTTGGCTGCGTAGACTTTTCAGGCTAAATAACAAGTCAATACGCGTATCACAAGTTAACGAAATCagtcaaagaaaaaatcgGATAATCAGAATGTAATGACTGACGTTATTAATTAcaggaatttttaaatattgcAAAGCCATTTTGCACGAGTCCAATATGctaataacttttttttaaattttttaatgaagaaaaaacagctaaaatttttaaattaagtATTCTGCTCACCAAACGGAGCAATCATTAGCAAAACCTTTCTCGACAACTTTTCTGTTTCTAACTTCTTTATCATCGTTAGCCCCACTCGATTGACTTGACTGTCTTCGTAAAACTGCACTGTTCATTGCTGCTTTTTGCCGCCGTTCCCAAAGTAGGTCTCTTCTTAGACTTTCAGATATTTCAGAGGCTAATACTTTGTTCGAATTAGAAGAACAATGAGACATTCTGTATACACGATAATCATTGTAAGGATAGTTGCTCAAGTCAGAGTTGTCGGAATTAATATTTCCACTTTGGGATAAATTTGGTGTTGCCTTTATATCAGTATCTCTCGGTAAATTCAAAGCGGCTGAAGAAGCTGATCGCACGTCGTGTTGTAGCTTTTCATCTTGAGacaaaagcaaagaaaGTGCACTATTCCGGAATGACTTAGAAAGATAGGGCGCAGGCGACCGTTTTGTAAAATGAGGTGACTCTGCTTCATCGACAGATACCCATgcatcatcatcatcatcatcatcctCAATAACATTTTCTTGAGATATACTTTCGGCTATCGCATGAGTAGGAAGAGGGTCATAAACTGTGCGATGCGGAAAGTCTGCAGAGTTCACAGATTCGCTATCGACAGCAGCTGAACATATAGACGACGATGCCGAATGCCCAGTATCAAAAGAACCCCTCAGGTAAAAATAAGGCTGCGTAGGATTCGGTTTTAACAATTGTTTTGATTTGTCATCTTGCACTGAAtgacttttttcttcatgaCTAACGTTTTTCGTGGATAGAACGGGCAACCTTGGATCAAACCCCCGAATAATACTTGTAGAATCATCAGGGGTTACAGTGacttttgataatttttctttttcgagCTCTTTAGCCCGAGATGCAGCAGCGACTGCATCACTAAAAGACTTAGTGGGTTTtcttgatttatttttctgaGCAGTTGAAGATGTATTTGTACTTAGGCTACCTAAATCGCTGGTAGACTTGACTAGTTGTATGGCTTTGGAAACTGCATCATTAACACTAGTAGATGATTTTTGCTGATTCAAAGGAGGTGCAGATGAATGTGTCTTAATCGACCGATCAGCATGCTCGTTTTCTGAAACGCTAACGTTCAAATAAGCTTGATCATCAGTCGAAGTATCAGATGAGTTTGAATTGGAAACCTTAGGTATAGTTTCCTTAGAAGATGGTGATTTATTTCCATGGAACAGGGCCAAATCCTTCATACTAGGTTTTTCCGGCGGTGAAAATGAAGAGATGAACTGACTAAATGCGTCTGTAGACAAAAGACGTGAGCTGGAACGTTTGGCTTGTGGCCTAACAATAGAGGAATGACTTCCACCCTTCATTGGCGCTTGCAAGCTAACTTCATTCACAATAGGAGCATTAACGGAAACATTGTCAATCCTGTTAAAGGAGTTTGAATCTACAACATGACCCGCATCCGATTCAACGGTAGAATTAATGGAATCGCAACTTGAAGAAAGATCAGGGACGGAAGATTCCTGGCAAGCAATTTGACAAGCATCATTAGCATCGGACATCATAGCTTCACGATACCACAGGCGCCAAGatatattttctaaacGACGACCGTTTTCAAGGTTCTCAGCACACTTGGTAAAAactagaaaaaaaagagttaaTATAGAGCATCTGTTAACCACATTACCATTCCACATAGATCCCAGGCTATCCGCAGTTAAGGTACCCATTTTTGCGATATTTTCAGTTTCCAACGAGAGCATTGGGTTTGGGGAGACGACTCTTTTTGCCATTATGTTATGATCAACTGaatgaatgaataaatttgctttaaaaagtgaaggatacttttttttgaagaaaagcaaatgtGCTCTAAAAAAGTAGTAAAATCAATCGGTATAGTTGAGATTCTACAGCAAGCTCAACAAAAAGATGGAATGAGCTTTTATCCGATCAAACAGGACaggaaaaagatttaaaacTCAGTACAGAAGGAACAACCGGTTGctttaaacaaaaggaGGACAAAcgagaatttaaaaaatgagaataGATcaactaaaaaagaaatagtaAAGAAAGTTAAGATAATATCAATTGATAACTAAGAGGCGGGATACAAAAGAGAGATTTCAACGTATTGcaaacttttaatgaagcttcttccaaaaaaggCAGTGACTTCGATAAAGCTCAAGCTCCTTTAATTTCAACTTCACGCTGAACTTAAAGGCAGTATTTGCCGTTTAATTACAGGATTTTACTGAAAATCAGCAAATCGTAGTCTTTTGAtgttcttttcttttgtgtGGAGGTTGGTTTGCTTTGCTTCTTCACCCCTCTTAAAAAGCGTCGGATTTGGTCCAAGCTACTACACTAAACCTCCTTATTTACAATGAAGGAAAGCAAAGGAACAAAGGTTGATGAATACATTAATCCAATACTAATGGATTTCTGTGCGAAAAGACTCAGTCTAGATTAGCGAGAAATGTTAGGAAAATATCCTCGCATGGCTCAATTAAGAAAACTGATATCATTTTGCCCAAACTCGGCTTTACAGGTGCTACCAGAAGCGTTTTTGCGGAAAAAGTAGCCGACGATTTCCGTCTTGAGCGCTGATGTATTTGGTCTATTTGTACAGCTTTATGGAACAAATCATAAACAGAGTTtagtataaaaataatgccATAAACAAGGTTAGAGTGTCTGAAGGCTTTGAAAAGCTCACAATCTCTGAGTAGGTAAAAATACTATTGAAACTGGAAATACGGACTCAATATGATGCTTagtagaaaaaatttatatatatgcaagaaattttttattttgacaTAAGTACACAGAATCACcattttattcaaaaaagcaCATGCTTGCCGTATGAAATgaagtaaattaaatttccTTTAGCCGTGCGGATGAAAATGCCATTTAGTTATAGTCATCATCCTTAGAACCGGCAACGATAATATCGTTAACTTTGAGTACCATTCTGCAAAGCTGAGTAGCAAGAAGCAGTTGTTGTTTCTTTCCAATAAGAGGATCAATAACAAACTGCTTTCTCATATCATTACTTCCGGTCTGCAAACAGTCAATACCAAGATATGccttgttttcttttacatGACGAGCTTTAACTGCTGTAAGAGCTTCGATGGACGAAAGGCCACTGTTCTCCGCGAGGGCAAGAGGAATCGTGTCCAAAGCATCTGCAAATGCACCCATGGAATATTGATCAATACCAGGAATCTTTTCAGCTTCTTTGGTGACAGCCAAAGAGCAAGAAATCTCAGCAGCACCACCACCATACACTACTCTGTTGTCACGTATCAGATTACGAACGACACAGAGTGCATCATGCAAAGCACGTTTCGCCTCATCGACAATCATCTTATTGCTTCCTCGTACAAAAACGGTTACGGCTCGAGAGTTGGCACACTTTTCTATAACTAAAATCTTATCACGAGTCGTACCAAACGACACCTCTCTCACTATACCGGCTGAACCAAGCTTATCAGACGAAAGATCCTCAAATCGGGGCACAATTCGTCCATTTGTAGCAATAGCAATCAATTCGATTTCGGGACCTCCCACCCAACGTACAGCCggtaaattattttgaagaagtaGATGGTTTGCTTCATCATCAAAACCCCATTGACATATAACAAGGTTAGCTCCTGCGTCCTTTACATGCTTAATCATTTCCTGaaatttttccttctcaTAAGCTTGAAGGGCTTCAAATTCACTCACTGATGTTATGTCCAACTTATGCTTAGTTTTTGGCTTTGGTGGTTCAAAAGGGCAGGTTAAAATAGCAATctttgcattttcaatacGATGAGGCATTTGTGGATGCGACATGTCTTTGTCCACCACAACACCCTTTACAAGCTTTGTATCATCCACTGAACCACCAACCTTGCCATCTACTTTAATGAGTTCAAAATCAACATCTTTTCTCTGCAAATCAGCAACAGAAAGGACCGCGTCCACAGCAATGTTTGCAAAGTGATCATGAGCTTTGGAAACCACTTTACTACCCAAACTAGTCTTAGCAGAACGAAATAAATTAGTAGTGTTTTCGGGACTAAAGTCGACAACATCTGAAATAGCATCTAAATGTTTAACAGCCACCTGGCATGCCTTTTCGTAACCATCTGCAATCCTTATAGGATGTATACCTTTGTCTATAAGTGCCTCGGCCTGCTCCAGTAATGCACCTGCTAGTACAACAACACCAGTAGTTCCATCCCcaatttcatcatcttGAGATTTAGACAACTGAACTAACAGCTTTGCAATTTGATGTTCAACCTCCATTTGGTCGAGGATTGTAGCACCGTCATTGGTAACCGTAATCTCTCCATCTGGAGagattaaaattttatccAGTCCACGGGGACCCAAAGAAGTACGCACAATATTAGCAACTGTTTTGGTAGCTAATATGTGACTTTTTACAGCATCAATTCCATGCAAtcttctcttcttttcctGGTCACGTACTAAAATGAAAGGATTTCCTTGATCGTCACGGACCATAACAGCGTTATCTAGACCGGCCATTTTGCTCATCTTGTTATTGTGAACTGTCGATGCAAATGAATTTCAAGTGATAAAACTGAACGCTACACTAACCCAAATCCTTGAAATACTTTTGAACGATTTCACAAAGAACCTTATCTCTTACTTCCCTTTAAATCGTTGAAATAACTTGAGGTTCAAGCTTAGGGTGTATTCTTTAGAATGTCGTTGAAAGCACGTCTAATATGTTGCGGCCCTTCAGCATTTTACGAACTTCTATAGAAGAAATAAGCACTATATTTCACTaatgtaagctacgcagtttggtatctgatttaaggatacgtagaactgcggtgagttttccttgtggtctattatattacaatacacaggttgtataagtagcaactgagtataggtattgtattaactgagttataatgttacctatcactaatatagctcataactgaactgaggaacgaggttcagttgtaacgctatttataatatttctaaatagttGTTATCAACGGGTATCTATGTATATAGACGGATAGTTACCCgtgattatcaataaacggATCTTAGCTAGTATTCCAACatatgacatatagtgatacgcaacgtagtgtatcatagcgtagtgtacTATTGCTGACAACTAAAGTATTTTGCGAGCGTGCGTTACAACTCTGTAATCATAAGAAATCAACTCGCAATATTAGTCTCAATTGTACACTCTCCAACAACCCACATATCGAAATGGAACAGAAACCGGAAGTTGATTACTCAGAGAAGTTTGCAGAGttacaaaaaagtttaaataACCTTAATACCATAGACATCGTAcgtaaaaatcaaaattttgactAATCTCTAACTTGTAATTGTAGGATGCGAACCTCGAGaagcttttgatttttgagAAGCAAGTTCGTCAGGCTTCTGACACCAGCACGAATACGAAAGTATTAATATACATTGCTGATTTGCTCTTTCGAGCTGGTGATTTCCAAGGCTTAAACGAACAGTTGGTTAGTCTCTTTAAAAAGCATGGCCAACTGAAACAATCGATGACAAGTTTAGTCCAACATGTAATGACCTATCTTCCTGGAATTGAcgatttaaaaacaaaaattaatttgattGAAACATTGCGTACTATTACTGATGGAAAGATATATGTGGAAGTAGAAAGGGCACGTCTTACACAACTGCTTTCCCAGATTAAAGAAGAGCAAGGTGACATCAAATCTGCCCAGGAGATCTTGTGTAATGAACCAGTAGAGACTTACGGatcttttgatttgaaggaaaaagtTGCATTCATTTTGGATCAAGTTAGATTATTCTTACTGAGGTCTGATTACTACATGGCATCTACTTACacgaagaaaataaatgttaagttttttgaaaaggaagaCGTCCAGTCTTTAAAACTTAAGTATTATGAGCAAAAAATCCGAATTGGTTTGCACGACGATGCATATCTTGatgtttgtaaatattatCGAGCAGTTTATGACACCGCCGTGGTTCAAGAGGACCCCGAGAAATGGaaagaaatattagaaaatgtCGTTTGCTTTGCCTTGCTTACTCCTTATGATAACGAGCAGGCAGATCTTCTTCACCGAATTAATGCTGACCATAAACTAAATTCTCTTCCTTTACTCCAACAATTGGTTAAGTGCTTTATTGTCAATGAACTAATGAGATGGCCCAAAATTGCCGAAATCTATGGAAGTGCTTTAAGGAGTAATCCTGTTTTTGctgaaaatgatgaaaaaggTGAGAAACGTTGGTCTGAACTTCGTAAGCGAGTCATCGAACACAATATTCGTGTAGTCGCAAACTATTATTCCCGCATTCATTGCAGTCGTCTAGGAGTGTTGTTGGATATGAGTCCTTCCGAAACAGAACAATTTCTTTGCGATCTTATTGCAAAGCATCATTTCTATGCCAAGATTGATCGCCCAGCTCAAGTCATTTCATTCAAGAAATCTCAAAATGTGCAAGAGCAATTGAATGAGTGGGGTTCCAATATTACTGAACTTCTTGgaaaattggaaaaggtAAGACAGCttattataaaagaagaaatgatgAATTCTATTCAACAGGCGGTAGCCAAATAAATTGTTCCGTCTCTATTTCATTTCG
This portion of the Schizosaccharomyces pombe strain 972h- genome assembly, chromosome: I genome encodes:
- the rpn501 gene encoding 19S proteasome regulatory subunit Rpn501, with the translated sequence MEQKPEVDYSEKFAELQKSLNNLNTIDIDANLEKLLIFEKQVRQASDTSTNTKVLIYIADLLFRAGDFQGLNEQLVSLFKKHGQLKQSMTSLVQHVMTYLPGIDDLKTKINLIETLRTITDGKIYVEVERARLTQLLSQIKEEQGDIKSAQEILCNEPVETYGSFDLKEKVAFILDQVRLFLLRSDYYMASTYTKKINVKFFEKEDVQSLKLKYYEQKIRIGLHDDAYLDVCKYYRAVYDTAVVQEDPEKWKEILENVVCFALLTPYDNEQADLLHRINADHKLNSLPLLQQLVKCFIVNELMRWPKIAEIYGSALRSNPVFAENDEKGEKRWSELRKRVIEHNIRVVANYYSRIHCSRLGVLLDMSPSETEQFLCDLIAKHHFYAKIDRPAQVISFKKSQNVQEQLNEWGSNITELLGKLEKVRQLIIKEEMMNSIQQAVAK